A stretch of Saccharothrix texasensis DNA encodes these proteins:
- a CDS encoding non-ribosomal peptide synthetase, which yields MSGPRLSAAPRIEDILPLAPLQQGLLFHALHDTDGLDFYTVQVAVDLYGELGVDALRDAVEALVRRHAGLRSVFVHEGLDQPVQVVLDHVEVPWEVVDCSAMSVAEAEARFEERYDADRLRRFALHEDVPLRCVLFRMPFKDFRLAVTVHHIVVDGWSLPVLLDELFELYDRHGDERGMAPVAPYREYLAWLDARDHEVSRKAWDAVLHDVAGPTLVGGPGRPGEQAPPAQLRAKLGEELTGRLAELARERGWTVNTVVQAAWGLTLGLHTGRTDVVFGGTVSGRPPELPGVERMIGLFINTLPVRVRWSPDDTAADLLDALQSQQTGLLEHQHVNLADLQGRVGRGPLFDTTLVFENYPAGDEDNTELAGGAFLIDVEARDATHYPVTLIGVPGPNLAFRLDHRPDLVDAATARRLADWLLSTLTDLVEHPDRPLGAGTPLTDADRDRVLHAWNDTATPVEDVTLTDLLDRQAASSPHATAILDQDRVLDYGELHESADRLARRLVAAGAGPDAVVAVSLPRSAGLVVALLAVLKSGAAYLPLDTDLPARRRAVLLAGARPVCVLTDDAAAFDGLPVVAVHGDDAPDVTVRRASPDDLAYVIHTSGSTGTPKGVGVPHRGIVNRLLWMQDRYRLTPDDRVLLKTPCTFDVSVWEFFWPLITGAAIVVTKPDGHRDPAHLARVINDHGVTTAHFVPSMLDAFLVDPVACPTLRRVVCSGEALLPATRDRFLAAYSAELHNLYGPTEASVDVTSWQCDAGDPRVPIGRPVWNTRAYVLDARLAPVPPGAPGELYLAGVQLARGYLGRPGVTATRFVADPHGPAGSRLYRTGDLARWDDDGALVYLGRADDQVKLRGVRVELGEVEAAVARCAGVAHAAVAVREDVPGDQRLAAYYVPEPGASPDPDAVRGHVAADLPAHLVPGTFTELAELPLNANGKLDRRALPAPRGAAAAGRAPRTLVEDLLCRMFAEVLRVDSVDPDRGFFAAGGHSLLAVTLADRVRSRFDADVTVRTLFESPSPAELARRLDGDPAATGVDALGALLPLRAGGDAPPLFCLPPASGLSWCYTGLLGALDPDVPLYGLQADLTGADPGTIGDQAARFADHIRSVAPHGPYRLLGWSMGGHLAHEVAVRLQEAGETVDLLAVLDSYPRVGTTPLSTAEVFADAFAGTGLSPEDLATPEGHARAVAVVRAELGGYEQTTEDLARAVLDAYLANGRALSAHTPRRFDGDLLFFRATDAADHPERDPGRWAPHVTGAIRVHDVPAPHEEMTRQDVLDEVAAAVDAAVATPRPEGDPR from the coding sequence ATGAGTGGACCACGCCTGAGCGCCGCACCGCGCATCGAGGACATCCTCCCGCTGGCCCCGTTGCAGCAGGGCCTGCTGTTCCACGCCCTGCACGACACCGACGGCCTCGACTTCTACACCGTGCAGGTGGCCGTCGACCTCTACGGCGAGCTCGGCGTGGACGCGCTGCGCGACGCCGTGGAGGCGTTGGTGCGGCGGCACGCCGGCCTCCGGTCGGTGTTCGTCCACGAAGGGCTCGACCAGCCCGTGCAGGTCGTGCTCGACCACGTCGAGGTGCCGTGGGAGGTGGTGGACTGCTCGGCGATGTCCGTCGCCGAGGCGGAGGCCCGGTTCGAGGAGCGCTACGACGCCGACCGGCTGCGCCGCTTCGCGCTGCACGAGGACGTGCCGCTGCGGTGCGTGCTGTTCCGGATGCCGTTCAAGGACTTCCGGCTCGCCGTCACCGTGCACCACATCGTGGTCGACGGCTGGTCGCTGCCCGTGCTGCTGGACGAGCTGTTCGAGCTGTACGACCGGCACGGCGACGAGAGGGGCATGGCGCCCGTCGCCCCGTACCGCGAGTACCTGGCCTGGCTCGACGCACGCGACCACGAGGTGTCCCGCAAGGCGTGGGACGCGGTGCTGCACGACGTCGCCGGGCCCACGCTGGTCGGCGGCCCGGGACGGCCGGGCGAGCAGGCGCCGCCCGCGCAGCTGAGGGCGAAGCTCGGCGAGGAGCTGACCGGCCGGCTGGCCGAGCTGGCCCGTGAGCGCGGCTGGACGGTCAACACCGTCGTGCAGGCCGCGTGGGGCCTCACCCTCGGCCTGCACACCGGCCGCACCGACGTGGTGTTCGGCGGCACGGTGTCCGGCCGCCCACCGGAGCTGCCGGGCGTGGAGCGGATGATCGGCCTGTTCATCAACACGCTGCCGGTGCGGGTGCGCTGGTCGCCCGACGACACCGCCGCCGACCTGCTCGACGCGCTCCAGTCGCAGCAGACCGGCCTGCTGGAGCACCAGCACGTCAACCTCGCCGACCTGCAGGGCCGGGTCGGTCGCGGACCGCTGTTCGACACGACCCTGGTGTTCGAGAACTACCCGGCCGGCGACGAGGACAACACCGAGTTGGCCGGCGGCGCGTTCCTCATCGACGTGGAGGCCCGCGACGCCACGCACTACCCGGTGACGCTGATCGGCGTGCCCGGTCCGAACCTGGCGTTCCGGCTGGACCACCGGCCCGACCTGGTGGACGCCGCCACCGCCCGCCGGCTGGCGGACTGGCTGCTGAGCACCCTGACCGACCTGGTCGAGCACCCGGACCGGCCGCTGGGCGCGGGCACGCCGCTGACCGACGCCGACCGCGACCGCGTGCTGCACGCGTGGAACGACACCGCGACCCCCGTCGAGGACGTCACGCTCACCGACCTGCTTGACCGGCAGGCGGCCTCCTCTCCGCACGCCACCGCGATCCTCGACCAGGACCGCGTGCTGGACTACGGCGAGCTGCACGAGTCCGCCGACCGCCTGGCCCGCCGGCTCGTCGCCGCGGGCGCGGGGCCCGACGCGGTGGTGGCCGTGTCCCTGCCGCGCTCGGCCGGCCTGGTGGTGGCGCTGCTGGCGGTGCTGAAGTCCGGCGCGGCCTACCTGCCGCTGGACACCGACCTGCCCGCCCGGCGGCGTGCCGTGCTGCTGGCCGGGGCACGGCCGGTGTGCGTGCTGACGGACGACGCGGCGGCGTTCGACGGCCTGCCGGTGGTGGCGGTGCACGGCGACGACGCGCCGGACGTGACGGTCCGCCGGGCCTCGCCCGACGACCTGGCGTACGTCATCCACACCTCCGGCTCCACGGGCACCCCCAAGGGGGTCGGCGTGCCGCACCGGGGCATCGTGAACCGCCTGCTGTGGATGCAGGACCGCTACCGGCTCACCCCCGACGACCGCGTGCTGCTCAAGACGCCGTGCACGTTCGACGTGTCGGTGTGGGAGTTCTTCTGGCCGCTGATCACGGGCGCGGCCATCGTGGTGACCAAGCCGGACGGCCACCGCGACCCGGCCCACCTGGCGCGGGTGATCAACGACCACGGCGTCACCACCGCCCACTTCGTGCCGTCCATGTTGGACGCCTTCCTGGTGGACCCGGTGGCGTGCCCGACCTTGCGGCGGGTGGTGTGCAGCGGCGAAGCGCTCCTGCCCGCCACCCGGGACCGGTTCCTGGCCGCGTACTCCGCCGAGCTGCACAACCTCTACGGCCCCACCGAGGCGTCGGTCGACGTCACGTCGTGGCAGTGCGACGCCGGCGACCCGCGCGTGCCCATCGGCAGGCCCGTCTGGAACACCCGCGCGTACGTGCTGGACGCCCGCCTCGCGCCCGTGCCGCCCGGTGCGCCGGGTGAGCTGTACCTGGCGGGCGTGCAACTGGCGCGCGGCTACCTCGGCCGTCCCGGCGTCACCGCGACGCGGTTCGTCGCCGACCCGCACGGCCCGGCTGGTTCGCGGCTGTACCGCACCGGCGACCTGGCGCGCTGGGACGACGACGGCGCGCTCGTGTACCTGGGTCGCGCCGACGACCAGGTGAAGCTCAGGGGCGTCCGGGTCGAGCTGGGCGAGGTGGAGGCCGCCGTGGCGCGGTGCGCCGGGGTCGCGCACGCGGCCGTCGCGGTGCGCGAGGACGTGCCCGGCGACCAGCGGCTGGCCGCCTACTACGTGCCCGAGCCCGGCGCCTCGCCGGACCCGGACGCGGTGCGCGGGCACGTGGCCGCCGACCTGCCCGCGCACCTCGTGCCCGGCACGTTCACCGAGCTGGCTGAGCTGCCGCTCAACGCCAACGGCAAGCTCGACCGCCGGGCCCTGCCCGCGCCCCGGGGCGCCGCCGCCGCGGGACGCGCGCCGCGCACCCTCGTCGAGGACCTGCTGTGCCGCATGTTCGCGGAGGTGCTGCGGGTGGACTCGGTCGACCCGGACCGCGGGTTCTTCGCGGCCGGCGGCCACTCGCTGCTCGCCGTGACGCTGGCCGACCGGGTCCGGTCCCGCTTCGACGCGGACGTGACCGTGCGGACGTTGTTCGAGTCGCCCAGCCCGGCCGAACTGGCCCGCCGCCTCGACGGTGACCCGGCCGCGACCGGCGTGGACGCGCTGGGCGCGCTGCTGCCGCTGCGGGCGGGCGGTGACGCGCCGCCGCTGTTCTGCCTGCCCCCGGCGTCCGGGCTGAGCTGGTGCTACACCGGGCTGCTCGGCGCGCTCGACCCGGACGTGCCGCTCTACGGCCTCCAAGCCGACCTGACGGGGGCCGACCCCGGCACGATCGGCGACCAGGCCGCCCGGTTCGCGGACCACATCCGCTCGGTCGCGCCCCACGGCCCGTACCGGCTGCTGGGCTGGTCGATGGGCGGGCACCTGGCCCACGAGGTCGCCGTCCGCCTCCAGGAGGCCGGCGAGACCGTGGACCTGCTGGCCGTGCTCGACTCCTACCCCCGCGTCGGCACGACACCGCTGAGCACCGCGGAGGTCTTCGCCGACGCGTTCGCCGGCACCGGCCTGAGCCCCGAGGACCTCGCCACGCCCGAAGGCCACGCCCGCGCCGTCGCCGTGGTGCGCGCCGAGCTCGGCGGCTACGAGCAGACCACCGAGGACCTCGCCCGCGCCGTGCTCGACGCCTACCTCGCCAACGGCCGCGCCCTGTCCGCGCACACCCCGCGCCGCTTCGACGGCGACCTGCTGTTCTTCCGCGCCACCGACGCCGCCGACCACCCGGAACGCGACCCGGGCCGGTGGGCGCCGCACGTCACCGGCGCCATCCGCGTGCACGACGTGCCCGCACCCCACGAAGAGATGACTCGTCAAGACGTCCTTGACGAGGTCGCCGCGGCGGTCGACGCCGCCGTGGCGACGCCGCGACCCGAAGGAGACCCGCGATGA
- a CDS encoding MbtH family protein produces the protein MSTNPFEDENGTYFVLVNDEGQHSLWPHFIPVPDGWRVVFGEAGRQECLDHVEANWTDMRPKSLVDAMGA, from the coding sequence ATGAGCACCAACCCGTTCGAGGACGAGAACGGCACCTACTTCGTGCTGGTCAACGACGAGGGCCAGCACTCCCTCTGGCCGCACTTCATCCCCGTCCCCGACGGCTGGCGCGTGGTGTTCGGCGAGGCGGGCCGCCAGGAGTGCCTGGACCACGTCGAGGCGAACTGGACCGACATGCGCCCCAAGAGCCTCGTCGACGCCATGGGCGCCTGA
- a CDS encoding thioesterase II family protein: MAATTTADRWLRTRTPRPSAATTLVCLPHAGGSASYYRDWGARLPASVEVRVVQYPGREERLVDEPVDDMAAMADVLADVLAPLSDRPVVLFGHSMGAAIGYEVTRRCEQRGHPPALLVASGFTAPHRRTPQDLHTRDDDALVAEISRVSGADAAALASPDLRELLLPMIRADYRLIERYAPTAPDPVATPLVVYRGDADPDVDAAGGEAWRDLAASGELREHRAFDGGHFYFRHDPTALLGAISAHLGRVRPVTTH; this comes from the coding sequence ATGGCGGCCACGACCACCGCCGACCGCTGGCTGCGCACGCGCACGCCCCGGCCGTCGGCCGCGACCACCCTCGTGTGCCTGCCGCACGCGGGCGGATCGGCGAGCTACTACCGCGACTGGGGCGCGCGGCTGCCCGCGTCGGTCGAGGTGCGCGTCGTGCAGTACCCCGGCCGGGAGGAACGCCTCGTCGACGAGCCGGTCGACGACATGGCGGCGATGGCCGACGTGCTCGCCGACGTCCTCGCGCCGCTGTCCGACCGGCCCGTCGTGCTGTTCGGCCACAGCATGGGCGCGGCCATCGGCTACGAGGTGACCCGGCGGTGCGAGCAGCGCGGCCACCCGCCCGCGCTGCTCGTGGCCTCCGGGTTCACCGCCCCGCACCGCCGCACGCCCCAAGACCTGCACACCCGGGACGACGACGCGCTCGTCGCCGAGATCAGCCGGGTGTCCGGCGCCGACGCCGCCGCGCTGGCGAGCCCCGACCTGCGCGAGCTGCTGCTGCCGATGATCCGCGCCGACTACCGGCTCATCGAGCGGTACGCGCCCACCGCGCCGGACCCCGTGGCCACGCCGCTCGTGGTCTACCGGGGCGACGCCGACCCGGACGTCGACGCCGCCGGCGGCGAGGCGTGGCGCGACCTCGCGGCGTCCGGCGAGCTGCGCGAGCACCGCGCGTTCGACGGCGGCCACTTCTACTTCCGGCACGACCCGACCGCCCTGCTCGGGGCGATCTCCGCGCACCTCGGGCGGGTCCGCCCGGTGACGACTCACTGA
- a CDS encoding ATP-binding cassette domain-containing protein has translation MTAAVEARGVVKSYKAHRALDGVDLTVPTGTVLGLLGPNGAGKTTMVRVLTTLLRPDAGDVRVAGYDVLSQSADVRRSIGLSGQYAAVDESLTGYENLYLVGRLYGFKATEARARARELLALFRLEQAASRLLRTYSGGMRRRLDLAGALVARPPVVVLDEPTTGLDPRSRLDTWEMVRRLVDDGASVLLTTQYLEEADQLADSIVVIDRGRVVERGTSDELKARVGSERLEIVVADSADLPALTGVLAEVGAAEPVVDEHLRRAHVLVHVGPKTLMEALTRLDALDVRVLDVSLHRPKLDDVFLMLTDRADDGEDS, from the coding sequence GTGACCGCAGCCGTCGAGGCGCGAGGCGTCGTCAAGTCGTACAAGGCGCACCGCGCCCTCGACGGCGTGGACCTGACCGTGCCCACCGGGACGGTGCTGGGGCTGTTGGGCCCCAACGGCGCGGGCAAGACCACGATGGTGCGGGTGCTGACGACGTTGCTCAGGCCGGACGCGGGCGACGTCCGCGTCGCCGGCTACGACGTGCTCTCGCAGTCCGCCGACGTGCGGCGTTCCATCGGCCTGTCCGGGCAGTACGCGGCCGTGGACGAGAGCCTGACCGGGTACGAGAACCTGTACCTGGTCGGCAGGCTGTACGGCTTCAAGGCCACCGAGGCGCGGGCCCGCGCCCGCGAGCTGCTGGCGCTGTTCCGGTTGGAGCAGGCCGCGTCCCGCCTGCTGCGCACCTACTCCGGCGGCATGCGGCGGCGGCTCGACCTGGCCGGCGCGCTCGTCGCCCGGCCGCCGGTCGTCGTGCTGGACGAGCCGACCACCGGCCTGGACCCGCGTTCCCGCCTCGACACCTGGGAGATGGTGCGGCGGCTCGTGGACGACGGCGCGTCCGTGCTGCTCACGACCCAGTACCTGGAGGAGGCCGACCAGTTGGCCGACTCGATCGTGGTGATCGACCGGGGACGGGTGGTGGAGCGGGGCACCTCCGACGAGCTGAAGGCCCGCGTCGGCAGCGAACGGCTGGAGATCGTCGTGGCAGACTCCGCCGACCTGCCCGCGCTGACGGGCGTGCTCGCCGAGGTGGGCGCGGCCGAGCCCGTGGTGGACGAGCACCTGCGCCGGGCGCACGTGCTCGTGCACGTCGGCCCGAAGACGCTGATGGAGGCGTTGACGCGGCTGGACGCGCTGGACGTGCGGGTGCTCGACGTGTCGCTGCACCGGCCCAAGCTGGACGACGTGTTCCTGATGCTCACCGACCGCGCCGACGACGGGGAGGACTCGTGA
- a CDS encoding sensor histidine kinase, whose product MPEWQHDALIVISSLLVGSVLFATGLYPLFRLDDQIPPWVRVLLFGGICVVEAFRRIAPGTALAVGTAFLFVDCVIGVSTPTLVVYADLLYAATLYGPRRLSRDMVPIAVLTSISTITATVLLVPGWRATVLAAFAVLPFLLIPVWWATNVRQHQRMAEVERANTRQLAKIAQLDRTAAVAAERAHMARDLHDVIAGHLSAIAIQAEAALSLKDDDPMTRVVLKSVRENSVSALDEMRAMINLLRADVTDPDEPTAPARLAQLSRLIESAQAGGMRLDVRVEYDDTEPLPAAVDLTAYRIAQEALTNAMKHAPRTNVVLDLRRTDTEMVLEVVNELCDGGDGGGLGTGLLNMRERTAAVGGSLTAGPADGAWKVRAVLPLPGVER is encoded by the coding sequence TTGCCGGAGTGGCAGCACGACGCCCTCATCGTGATCAGCTCGTTGCTGGTCGGCTCGGTGTTGTTCGCCACCGGCCTGTACCCGTTGTTCCGCCTCGACGACCAGATTCCGCCGTGGGTTCGGGTGCTGTTGTTCGGCGGTATCTGCGTGGTGGAGGCGTTCCGCCGGATCGCGCCGGGCACGGCCCTCGCGGTGGGCACGGCGTTCCTGTTCGTGGACTGCGTCATCGGGGTCAGCACGCCGACCCTCGTCGTGTACGCCGACCTGCTCTACGCGGCCACGCTCTACGGCCCGCGCCGGCTCAGCCGCGACATGGTGCCGATCGCCGTGCTGACCTCGATCAGCACGATCACCGCGACCGTGCTGCTGGTGCCCGGCTGGCGCGCCACGGTGCTGGCCGCGTTCGCCGTGCTGCCGTTCCTGCTGATCCCGGTGTGGTGGGCGACGAACGTGCGGCAGCACCAGCGGATGGCCGAGGTGGAGCGCGCGAACACCCGGCAGCTCGCCAAGATCGCCCAGCTGGACCGGACCGCCGCGGTCGCCGCCGAACGCGCGCACATGGCCCGTGACCTGCACGACGTCATCGCCGGGCACCTGTCCGCGATAGCCATCCAGGCCGAGGCCGCGCTGTCGTTGAAGGACGACGACCCGATGACGCGAGTGGTGCTCAAGTCCGTGCGGGAGAACAGCGTCAGCGCGTTGGACGAGATGCGTGCCATGATCAACCTGCTGCGCGCCGACGTCACCGACCCGGACGAGCCGACCGCCCCCGCGCGGCTGGCCCAGCTGTCCCGGCTCATCGAGTCGGCGCAGGCGGGCGGCATGCGGCTGGACGTCCGGGTGGAGTACGACGACACCGAGCCGCTGCCCGCCGCGGTCGACCTGACCGCGTACCGGATCGCCCAGGAGGCGCTGACCAACGCCATGAAGCACGCACCGCGCACGAACGTCGTCCTCGACCTGCGCCGCACCGACACCGAGATGGTGCTGGAAGTGGTCAACGAGCTGTGCGACGGCGGTGACGGGGGAGGCCTGGGCACCGGGCTGCTGAACATGCGGGAGCGCACGGCGGCGGTCGGCGGCTCGCTCACCGCCGGACCGGCCGACGGCGCCTGGAAGGTCCGCGCGGTGCTGCCGCTGCCCGGGGTGGAGCGGTGA
- the fabI gene encoding enoyl-ACP reductase FabI, with product MDLLKGKTLLVTGVLTPSSIAYHVARLAQEEGANVVLTAYGRVRLVERLAQRLPSPAPVVELDVTDADHLASLPQRLAAHADRVDGVLHSVAYAPAEALGGNFLTARWDDVAPAFHVSAYSLQALVRAVRPMLGPGSSVVGLDFDASHAYAEYDWMGVAKAALESCARYLASYLGRDGIRVNLVAAGPLRTTAAVAIGPGGDEAARREGQRWHGKSPLGWDDQEFTPVARACVALLSDWFPATTGEIVHVDGGAHVIGDRPGVPVAAPPPPAGS from the coding sequence GTGGACCTGCTCAAGGGCAAGACCCTGCTCGTGACGGGCGTGCTGACGCCGTCCTCCATCGCCTACCACGTGGCGCGCCTGGCGCAGGAGGAAGGCGCGAACGTCGTCCTCACCGCGTACGGCCGGGTGCGGCTGGTGGAACGGCTCGCGCAACGCCTCCCGTCGCCCGCGCCCGTGGTGGAGCTGGACGTCACCGACGCCGACCACCTCGCCTCCCTGCCGCAACGGCTGGCCGCGCACGCGGACCGCGTGGACGGCGTGCTGCACTCGGTGGCCTACGCGCCGGCCGAGGCGCTCGGCGGCAACTTCCTCACCGCGCGCTGGGACGACGTGGCGCCCGCGTTCCACGTCTCCGCGTACTCGTTGCAGGCGCTGGTGCGGGCCGTGCGCCCGATGCTCGGGCCGGGCAGTTCCGTGGTGGGCCTGGACTTCGACGCCTCGCACGCCTACGCGGAGTACGACTGGATGGGCGTGGCGAAGGCGGCGCTGGAGTCCTGCGCCCGGTACCTGGCGTCCTACCTGGGCCGTGACGGCATCCGGGTCAACCTCGTCGCCGCCGGGCCGCTGCGCACCACCGCGGCCGTCGCCATCGGGCCGGGCGGCGACGAGGCGGCCCGCCGCGAGGGGCAGCGGTGGCACGGCAAGTCGCCGCTGGGCTGGGACGACCAGGAGTTCACGCCCGTGGCCCGCGCGTGCGTGGCCCTGCTGTCGGACTGGTTCCCCGCGACGACCGGCGAGATCGTCCACGTCGACGGCGGCGCGCACGTGATCGGGGACCGGCCCGGCGTCCCCGTCGCGGCGCCGCCCCCGCCGGCGGGATCGTGA
- a CDS encoding ABC transporter permease, with product MTAVAKVAVDGWMIAWRNLLHVRRSVDWAFAAVVQPVMFVLLFGFVFGGLLGGAAYREYLLAGILVQTLAFNSAFTVIGLSTDLRKGFIDRLRSLPMSGVSVMVGRTLSDLAVSVVAMLVTCLCGLLIGWRVRGSFLDAVLAFLVLLVFAFAMSWIGALIGLVSPSPEAAQSAGLIWLTPLTFVSSGFVPEESMPGPLRVIAEWNPLTAVINAVRGLFGNTVPGLDVVSGSWPDDHALAYAWLSSLLIVAVFVPLSMRAYRRVAAR from the coding sequence GTGACCGCAGTGGCCAAGGTCGCCGTCGACGGCTGGATGATCGCCTGGCGCAACCTGCTGCACGTGCGGCGCAGCGTCGACTGGGCGTTCGCCGCGGTGGTGCAGCCGGTGATGTTCGTGCTGCTGTTCGGGTTCGTGTTCGGCGGCCTGCTCGGCGGCGCGGCGTACCGCGAGTACCTGCTGGCGGGCATCCTGGTGCAGACGTTGGCGTTCAACTCCGCGTTCACCGTCATCGGCCTGTCGACGGACCTGCGCAAGGGCTTCATCGACCGGCTGCGGTCGCTGCCGATGTCCGGCGTGTCGGTGATGGTCGGCCGGACGCTGTCGGACCTGGCGGTGAGCGTCGTGGCGATGCTCGTGACGTGCCTGTGCGGGCTGCTCATCGGTTGGCGGGTGCGCGGCAGCTTCCTGGACGCCGTGCTGGCGTTCCTGGTGCTGCTGGTGTTCGCGTTCGCCATGTCGTGGATCGGGGCGCTCATCGGGCTGGTCTCGCCGAGCCCGGAGGCGGCGCAGAGCGCCGGCCTGATCTGGCTGACCCCGCTGACGTTCGTGTCGTCCGGCTTCGTGCCGGAGGAGTCCATGCCGGGACCGCTGCGCGTGATCGCCGAGTGGAACCCGCTGACCGCGGTGATCAACGCGGTGCGCGGTCTGTTCGGCAACACCGTGCCCGGGCTGGACGTCGTGTCCGGCTCCTGGCCCGACGACCACGCGCTGGCCTACGCCTGGCTGTCGTCGCTGCTGATCGTGGCGGTGTTCGTGCCGCTGAGCATGCGCGCCTACCGCCGGGTCGCGGCTCGCTGA
- a CDS encoding TauD/TfdA family dioxygenase yields the protein MANEDTLTTATLDTVEHEWLDRIARDLLDVAGGRLDSPEWVAAARRAWEDAPASLRHALKEFRRDSGTGGALLLRNLPVDEDNLPPTPKAEGSVVREATVSAAVLVLVAHGLGDPGAFRAEKSGALVQNVVPVPGKEEVQGNVGSAHLTFHTENAFHRHRPDFVLLGCVRPDHERIAELRLVCSRQVLPKLGEQARAALSSAEFVTAPPPSFGATSGEVPPRAVLHGDPDDPDLCVDQAATEPVTDRAVAALAELGELFDNSFNALRLTAGDLAIVDNRVTVHGRSAFTPRYDGADRWLQRTFVFADLRRSRGHRPGDGYVLES from the coding sequence TTGGCCAACGAAGACACGCTGACCACCGCCACGCTGGACACCGTCGAGCACGAGTGGCTCGACCGGATCGCCCGCGACCTGCTCGACGTGGCGGGCGGGCGGCTCGACAGCCCCGAGTGGGTGGCCGCGGCGCGCCGGGCGTGGGAGGACGCGCCCGCGTCGCTGCGGCACGCGCTCAAGGAGTTCCGCCGCGACTCCGGCACGGGCGGCGCGCTGCTGCTGCGCAACCTGCCCGTGGACGAGGACAACCTGCCGCCCACGCCGAAGGCCGAGGGCTCCGTGGTGCGCGAGGCGACGGTGTCCGCCGCCGTGCTCGTGCTCGTGGCGCACGGCCTGGGCGACCCCGGCGCGTTCCGCGCGGAGAAGTCCGGCGCGCTGGTGCAGAACGTGGTGCCGGTGCCGGGCAAGGAGGAGGTGCAGGGCAACGTCGGGTCGGCGCACCTGACCTTCCACACCGAGAACGCGTTCCACCGTCACCGCCCCGACTTCGTGCTGCTGGGGTGCGTGCGCCCGGACCACGAGCGGATCGCCGAGCTGCGGCTGGTGTGCTCGCGCCAGGTGCTGCCGAAGCTGGGGGAGCAGGCCCGCGCGGCGCTGTCGTCGGCGGAGTTCGTCACCGCGCCGCCGCCCTCGTTCGGCGCGACGTCCGGCGAGGTGCCGCCGCGCGCCGTGCTGCACGGCGACCCGGACGACCCCGACCTGTGCGTGGACCAGGCGGCCACCGAGCCGGTCACCGACCGCGCGGTCGCGGCCCTGGCCGAGCTGGGCGAGCTGTTCGACAACTCGTTCAACGCGCTGCGGCTGACCGCGGGCGACCTGGCGATCGTCGACAACCGGGTCACCGTGCACGGCCGGTCGGCGTTCACCCCGCGCTACGACGGCGCGGACCGCTGGTTGCAGCGCACGTTCGTCTTCGCCGACCTGCGCCGCTCCCGGGGCCACCGCCCCGGCGACGGCTACGTGCTGGAGAGCTGA